A single region of the Pectinophora gossypiella chromosome 2, ilPecGoss1.1, whole genome shotgun sequence genome encodes:
- the LOC126375510 gene encoding NADH dehydrogenase [ubiquinone] flavoprotein 2, mitochondrial-like, with product MKEKVLRYARRIATSGRLAHSELVTHRDSPDNNECTPFDFSEANIARLTALIANYPEGAQRSALGAALDLVQRQIGWVPISAMNRVAEYLSIPRIRVYEWVTFYTMNKRRYRGKYHVKVCKTLPCMLRGSDTILEVVQQECNCKVGELSLDCMFGVDTVECAGACANAPILVIDDDYYEDVSPCDVETIIRTLKCGGIPRFGPQCGRYAAEPMCNQASLIEPPPGPGFMLQDCLK from the exons ATGAAAGAGAAG GTCCTCCGCTATGCTCGAAGAATAGCAACATCAGGTCGACTGGCCCACAGCGAGTTGGTGACACATCGAGACTCTCCCGACAACAATGAATGCACTCCTTTCGACTTTTCTGAAGCTAATATAGCT AGGCTGACGGCTTTAATAGCGAACTATCCAGAAGGAGCTCAACGGTCTGCTCTTGGTGCTGCTTTGGACTTAGTTCAGAGACAAATCGGATGGGTTCCCATATCAGCCATGAATAGAGTAGCCGAATACTTGAGCATTCCAAGAATAAGGGTGTATGAATGGGTCACTTTCTATACTATGAATaaaag GCGTTACCGAGGAAAATACCATGTCAAGGTGTGCAAGACTCTTCCCTGCATGCTTCGTGGTTCTGACACAATCCTAGAGGTGGTTCAGCAGGAATGCAATTGCAAAGTTGGGGAGTTGTCCCTCGACTGCATGTTCGGGGTAGACACAGTGGAGTGCGCGGGAGCGTGCGCCAATGCTCCAATCTTGGTCATcgatgatgattattat gaAGACGTTTCACCTTGCGACGTCGAAACCATCATCAGAACTTTGAAATGTGGTGGTATACCACGCTTTGGACCTCA ATGTGGAAGATATGCAGCTGAGCCGATGTGTAACCAGGCTTCCTTGATCGAACCTCCACCAGGACCCGGATTCATGCTTCAGGAttgccttaaataa